A single genomic interval of Mycolicibacterium sp. MU0053 harbors:
- a CDS encoding Mrp/NBP35 family ATP-binding protein — MTQSPDLVAAVRTALAKVIDPELRRPITELGMVKNIEVGPDAAVHVEIYLTTAACPKKTEISEQVTRAAADVPGTGAVRVTLDVMNDEQRTELRKQLRGDAAEPVIPFAQPGSLTRVYAVASGKGGVGKSSVTVNLATAMAARGMSVGLVDADIYGHSVPRMMGTDDRPVQVDSMIVPPVAHDVKVISIAQFTQGNTPVVWRGPMLHRALQQFLADVYWGDLDVLLLDLPPGTGDIAISVAQLIPTAEILVVTTPQLAAAEVAERAGAIALQTRQRIVGVVENMSGLVLPDGTTMAIFGEGGGRQVAESLSRSVGADVPLLGQVPLDPALVTAGDTGVPLVLSAPDSAAGKELQSIADALSTRKRGLAGMSLGLDTTRR; from the coding sequence ATGACTCAAAGCCCTGACCTCGTAGCCGCGGTTCGCACCGCGCTGGCCAAAGTGATCGATCCCGAGTTGCGTCGGCCGATCACCGAACTCGGCATGGTGAAAAACATCGAGGTCGGCCCCGATGCAGCCGTGCACGTCGAGATCTACCTGACCACGGCGGCCTGTCCGAAGAAGACCGAGATCAGCGAGCAGGTCACTCGGGCCGCCGCCGACGTTCCGGGCACCGGCGCGGTCCGGGTCACCCTTGATGTGATGAACGACGAGCAGCGCACCGAACTGCGCAAGCAACTGCGCGGTGACGCCGCGGAGCCGGTCATCCCCTTCGCCCAGCCCGGTTCGTTGACGCGGGTGTACGCGGTGGCCTCCGGCAAGGGCGGGGTCGGCAAGTCCAGCGTGACCGTCAACCTCGCGACCGCGATGGCGGCCCGCGGCATGTCCGTCGGGCTCGTCGACGCCGACATCTACGGCCATTCGGTGCCACGGATGATGGGCACCGACGACCGGCCCGTGCAGGTCGACTCGATGATCGTGCCGCCGGTGGCGCACGACGTGAAGGTGATCTCCATCGCCCAGTTCACCCAGGGCAACACGCCCGTGGTGTGGCGCGGACCGATGCTGCACCGCGCGTTGCAGCAGTTCCTGGCCGACGTCTACTGGGGCGACCTGGACGTGCTGCTGCTGGACCTGCCGCCCGGCACCGGTGACATCGCGATCTCGGTGGCGCAACTGATCCCCACCGCCGAGATCCTGGTGGTGACCACGCCGCAGCTGGCGGCCGCCGAGGTCGCCGAGCGCGCGGGCGCGATCGCGCTGCAGACCCGTCAACGCATCGTCGGGGTGGTGGAGAACATGTCCGGGCTGGTATTGCCGGACGGCACCACGATGGCGATCTTCGGCGAAGGCGGCGGCCGGCAGGTGGCCGAGAGCCTGTCGCGGTCGGTCGGTGCCGACGTGCCGCTCCTGGGTCAGGTGCCGCTCGACCCGGCACTGGTCACGGCCGGGGACACCGGGGTTCCGCTGGTGCTGTCCGCACCGGATTCGGCGGCCGGCAAGGAACTGCAGTCGATCGCCGACGCGCTGTCCACCCGCAAGCGTGGACTGGCCGGGATGTCGCTGGGGCTGGACACCACCCGGCGCTGA
- a CDS encoding S1C family serine protease, with protein MSPNQDSAPGSSGPRLAPRPVSRPPVDEASRRTFGRPAGVDGSFIGENLRSKRFRDDDEFAPRDQPPDPVLAEAFGRPHDGADSLQRHPIDAGALDAETRGLEDPDDPWRDPAAPAALGSPAVEQQSHPPATGSTAQLGVRDVLFGGRVSYRALAILAVLALTIGLVGGWFGRKTAEVVEAFTTSKVTLETGGAEAEPAGRFAEVARSVADSVVTIEAVSDQSGSQGSGVVIDGRGYIVTNNHVISEAASNPAQYKMTVVFNDGKEVPANLVGRDPKTDLAVIKVDNVDNLTVARLGDSEKVQVGEEVIAAGAPLGLRSTVTHGIVSALERPVPLSGDGSDTNTVIDAIQTDASINHGNSGGPLINMNAEVIGINTAGKSLSDSASGLGFAIPVNEVKLTAEALIKDGRIAHPTLGLSARSVSNDLASGAQVADVKPGSPAEQAGILENDVVVRVADRKVADADEMIVAVRKLKAGEEAEIEVVRDGRNVVLRVTPQPDT; from the coding sequence TTGAGCCCTAACCAAGACTCCGCGCCGGGGTCCAGCGGCCCGCGCCTGGCGCCGCGTCCCGTGTCCCGACCGCCCGTGGACGAGGCGTCCCGTCGGACCTTCGGCCGCCCCGCAGGGGTCGACGGTTCCTTCATCGGCGAGAACCTGCGGTCCAAGCGGTTCCGCGACGACGACGAGTTCGCGCCCCGCGATCAACCCCCCGACCCGGTGTTGGCCGAGGCGTTCGGGCGCCCCCACGACGGTGCCGACTCGTTGCAGCGGCACCCGATCGACGCCGGTGCCCTCGACGCCGAGACCCGCGGCCTCGAAGACCCCGATGATCCATGGCGCGACCCGGCCGCCCCGGCGGCGCTGGGCAGCCCCGCCGTCGAGCAGCAGTCGCATCCGCCCGCCACGGGCAGCACCGCACAACTCGGCGTGCGCGACGTCCTCTTCGGCGGCCGGGTGTCCTACCGCGCGCTGGCGATCCTGGCGGTCCTGGCGCTGACGATCGGGCTGGTCGGCGGCTGGTTCGGCCGCAAGACCGCCGAGGTGGTGGAGGCCTTCACCACTTCGAAGGTGACGCTGGAGACCGGCGGGGCCGAGGCGGAACCGGCGGGCCGGTTCGCCGAGGTGGCGAGGTCGGTGGCCGATTCGGTGGTCACCATCGAAGCGGTCAGCGACCAGTCCGGTTCGCAGGGCTCCGGTGTGGTGATCGACGGCCGCGGCTACATCGTGACCAACAACCACGTCATCTCCGAGGCGGCCAGCAACCCGGCCCAGTACAAGATGACCGTGGTCTTCAACGACGGCAAGGAAGTGCCCGCCAATCTCGTCGGCCGCGACCCCAAGACCGACCTCGCGGTGATCAAGGTCGACAACGTCGACAATCTGACGGTGGCCCGGCTGGGTGACTCGGAGAAGGTACAGGTCGGTGAGGAAGTCATCGCCGCGGGCGCCCCGTTGGGATTGCGCAGCACCGTGACCCACGGCATCGTGAGCGCCCTCGAACGCCCGGTGCCGCTGTCCGGTGACGGTTCGGACACCAACACCGTGATCGACGCCATCCAGACCGACGCCTCGATCAACCACGGCAACTCCGGTGGTCCGCTGATCAACATGAACGCCGAGGTCATCGGGATCAACACCGCGGGCAAGTCGCTGTCCGACAGTGCCAGCGGCTTGGGCTTCGCCATCCCCGTCAACGAGGTGAAGCTGACGGCCGAGGCGCTGATCAAGGACGGCCGGATCGCGCACCCCACCCTGGGCCTGAGTGCACGCTCGGTGAGCAACGACCTGGCCTCCGGTGCACAGGTCGCCGACGTCAAACCCGGCAGCCCCGCGGAACAGGCCGGCATACTCGAGAACGACGTGGTGGTCCGGGTGGCCGACCGCAAGGTTGCCGACGCCGACGAGATGATCGTCGCGGTGCGCAAGCTCAAGGCCGGCGAGGAAGCCGAGATCGAGGTGGTGCGCGACGGCCGCAACGTCGTCCTACGGGTGACCCCACAACCGGACACCTGA
- the tatB gene encoding Sec-independent protein translocase protein TatB encodes MFANVGWAEMLMLVVIGLVVLGPERLPGAIRWTGNALRQARDYVSGATTSLREDFGPEFEDLRQPLSELNKLRGMTPRAAITKHLLDGDDSIFTGKYDTSAPPPTPPPPAPDGEPAPERPTKFDPDAT; translated from the coding sequence ATGTTCGCGAACGTCGGCTGGGCCGAGATGCTGATGTTGGTGGTCATCGGCCTGGTGGTGCTCGGACCGGAGCGGCTGCCCGGCGCCATCCGGTGGACCGGCAACGCGCTGCGGCAGGCCCGCGACTACGTCAGCGGGGCCACGACGTCGCTGCGGGAGGACTTCGGCCCCGAATTCGAGGACCTCAGGCAGCCGCTGAGCGAACTCAACAAACTGCGTGGGATGACGCCGCGCGCCGCGATCACCAAACACCTTCTCGACGGCGATGATTCGATCTTCACCGGCAAATACGACACGTCCGCGCCGCCGCCGACACCACCGCCGCCGGCACCCGATGGCGAACCCGCGCCGGAGCGCCCGACCAAGTTCGACCCGGACGCCACCTGA